The genomic window cacatacacacacacgcatacccaCACACCATCATGGCCCCTTGCAGTTCCGAGTACGGGATCTTAACCAGCAGTTATTAAATTAGTCTGCGCTGCGGACTCCGTCTCTCTTTGTTATCAGAGTCATAAATGTTTAAGGAGCATTAGGAAACAACAAACACTGACGAGAAGGGAGAACAGAGACCTTAATGCTTTAAATGACCATTACCTCTGGCCATTTACAGATTAAAAGCTTTACTgggcctcctgtcctcctcctccccctactctccccatccgtctcactctcctcatccctctctccactcgtcCGCCTGGGTTTTGCTGGGTTCcccagagatggaggagtggaggaggatttAAACTgaaagtgagagggggagatatgGGTCGAGATATGGACAGGGAGagtcaaagagagacagagagagaaaaacgaaatgGAGAAAGAGCAAGTCTGAAAAAAGAAACTAATACTAATAGAAAAAGGGAAAGAAGCAGGATGACTGAGACCAAAACAGAATATGAAGTAggacacagagatggagaaTGAGTGTTTCCAGGTAGGGAGTTTCCAATTTGAACTGGCTGATTGGGTGAGATGAGCCATATCATTTTCTCGTGCACCTCTCTAATTTGAGACCCTGTTTCTGTACGGTTGGACGTGTTGATCTCAGGGAGTCTGACAGTGCACAGaggcaacacatacacacccacacacacgcacacacacacacacatacacacccacccacacacacgcacacacacgcacacacacacacacacacatgcacacacacacatacactcacacactcgcacacagacacagagacacatatgAAAACATACAACTGTAACATACCAATCACatactcttccacacacacagacactcacaaacacacacacacaggagaaccaGGCAGCAACGCTGAGAGACAAGCCCTATTCTCTCTGATTGGACACAGTAGGGGAGAAACCTGCCTGATTATTTAATAGGCCTGAGATTGGTGCTCCTGTGATTCACAGCCTGTGCACcgattccctctctctttctctctctgtgttgtatGGTTTGATAcattatacgtgtgtgtgtcagagagagaatgacaggaggagagaaacacaAGGCAACAATACCTAaataaaaggagggagggaagtagagATAGTAGAAATAAAAAGATACAATTACTAAAGgatgacagagatagagacaaagaggggggaaatagagacagaaagagagagagagagagagagagagagagagagagagagagagattgggagatacagagagagacagaggggagagacagagattgggagatacacagagagagagggagagagagagagagagagagagagagagagagagagagagagagagagagagagagagagagagagagagagagagagagagagagagagagagagagagagagagagagagagagagagaagaggagagagagaagtgaacctGTATATATGAGACTCAGTTGCTTGTAGCTCTTTAATGATCTAATAATGCCCTGATTCGCCGTAGCGTTGGAGACGTCTGAGTATTAAGTCAGACATGGGTGGGATTTCATTAGCCTCGTACTGACAACCTCATTAAATCCTGATGTAGAGGCAgcgccatcatcatcattaccatCATCTCCGACCAAGGCAAAGGAGTGGGGCGCCATGCTAGGTGGCGGTAGTCTCAAAGCATGTGTGGTATTTAAAATCATTTTTTCTAAACCCTCTCATCATGTTGCAGGTGAATTTGATCCGTTTCTACTTTCGACTTGCTTGATATGCAAGTAAGCCGGTGATTTTCTCAgtgattattttcttcttcctcATTTAAGGTCATGAACTTACATGCAAAGTGTGGGTAGTGTTGTGGAAAGTCTTTGATAGTTAAATATGGTTTACATAGGAAGTTTACATAGGAAATGCTGTATTTCTTATTTTTGTAGTCTTTGAAAATCTATAATAAAGATTGATTGTTTTAgtcagtatttttttgtttttagtttgtttaaaCTGTCAGGAAGGATTTATTTTCAACATGATGCGAGGGTGGAGGACAAAAAAGCTGCCAGTGCTGGTAGCCaacaaaaaatttaaataataaatattagtATGTATAATGTATAATAAAGTCACAAACTGTCCACAGTCACTCTTGTGGAGATGAAGGgttctggttagggttagttccaTTAGTAGAATGTTAGTGTCACATTTACTAATATTTGGTTGAACATCTATATAATCCTTCTTGGTGTTACATTTTATTGGAATTGTCCGTTACATGAAACacaaatatgaaaaaaaaaaaaaaaaacagaccagGAGGCCAGAGTAAGGAAACATCAGATCATGTTTATTATGTTTATCACCAGTCGTACACAGTATGGGTGTTTTTGTATCTTTAGAACACCTGGGGTTGAGGTGAGGTGTATGTGGGTGGGATGGGGGTGACGTTCAGCACTGTGCAGTGTTCTGGAACATTCCAGATCACTTGGAACGCATCCAATCTCTGACACATAGTGAGGAATCATTCGCCTATCTTCataacctgtgtttgtgtgtatgtgtgtgtgggagtgtgtgcgtgtatctgtgagtgtgtgcttaaCGATCCTGAACACCCACCTCCCATAATGGACAAACACTGATCAAACCTGAAGACCAAAATAGAAGACGAGGCCTGGACACATGCTCTCGGGGGATGAGTCAAGGCTTGATCCATAGGTTTGAACCATTCCCTCCACTGGTACACGCACATACTGAAATACCTTTACATACTCTACGCAAGTATGCAAGAATGCAGGAAAGTGTTGATCATAAAATGGATGGGCCAAATGTGTGGTAAACACAAGGAGTGACACAGCAACGCTATAGAATCATTTGTGCTGGTGGTCTCATAGTCTTTGAGGGAAACATTCGAATGTAAACAGGTAAGTGACCAGCAAAGGGACATTCAAATCCTCTATGTGTTCAACTTCAGCTTGATACTTATTGTCAGTATGGTCTAACATCATATATGTCACCTGTGCAGAAAGGAAGTGATTATCTTCACCAGTTTAGGTCAAATACTCTGCAATCTTTGGAGCAGGGTAAGGGATGCTAGCTGTAGCAGAAAGTGGCAGGAGTGGGTACAGTAGGTCTGACAGTGTCGAGACAGAGGGAACGTTCTCTGCAGGTGCTTCTCAGCCTCCGCATGCTGCGTTGAGAAGTCTCATAATACAGCGTTTGGTTGCCTTGAACGCTCACTCCGTTTTGTATTATTCAGCACTCACATCAGGGGATCGGAAATAGTTCTTTTCTCTCCAACCAGCCTGCTAATACCTCAAGGGAGGGCACAAAGTTATATGTAAAGTCATTTCTATAGATGGAGataaagtgtgagagagatggagagagaacgggACTTGGCCATTCTGGAATGCGTTCCGTGGCAcacggagaaagagaaagtttaATGGCTTGTGGAGACCTTGCGGGGCGGACAGTTTTGCTTGCTCATGAGAGAGCCTCATCTGCagtcctagtgtgtgtgtgtgcgcgccgcACGCTCTACTCATCTCCGAGGCGACATCCCATTCAGCAACGGAAGCCTTGGGAGATCGAGGGGGCCGTCAGGCGGAAAAGCTGCTCAAAATGGCCGCCCGGTCCACAACTCACCTCTGCAGGTGCCTAACGAGAAAGACTCAGCATCCGCACATTATTCAGCACCATTTAGCATTATTTGGTGCATCAGACAAACAGAAGCAGAGACATCGTCACCATGGATACACGGTTTGACGGACAGGCAGAGTTGGGTGCAGGTGCAGTTCAGAAGCCTCCAGTAGTTTCCACAAAAACAACTCCCACTCAAAATGTTCCCCACATTATAACTGCACAGAGGAACATGACAGAAGATAACAAATAATTCATGAGATGCAGACGGTATGCATTTAATGGTCATAATAGGTACACACAATACATGTATATCTATATGACGAGACACAGCATTTGGACAACGGTTGCCATAGACACAGATCTCTGGATTGGAACAAAGTCAACCGAGAGAATCAATGGTGTGAGCACACAAGCGTGGGGTGAACACATAGGAACAGAGAAAGATGCAGTCCCCTTTAAGCTTTACGGTCTCTTATGTACAACTATGAACACATAAAATAGATAGGATACAAAATAGATAGGATGAAAGCCTTGTCGTCACTTTCTTTCTAAAAGTAGAATAAAATAAGAATGAAGTACATATAAAAATACATGAGGTGAACCCTTCCAAGACCagtttctctcctccactcttcttgtgcatgtgtgtactgtttgtgtaatcattgctctgtgtgtgtgtctgtgtgtgtttgacagttgctgtgagtgtatgcatgtttgtgggagtgtgtgtgtgggagtagatGTATTTTGTGGAGGTGTGTCAATTgcggtttgtgtgcgtgtgtgtgtgtgtgtgtctgaggcggAGTGGAGGTTCTGGTCATCTTCTGTACAGTGGCGCTGACGCTATAGGACCTACAGAGTGTGAAATAGATCAGGGAGGGCCAGCAACAGCTTTAATACTGCTATAAGCCTGCAAGGCATATCTGCACTctgcactccccctctctccctctcctccccttttctcgaggctctccttctctctcctccccattgTGACACAATTCCACCTTCTGCTGTTCTGTAaatgttcctctctcctttcctcccctgacacgtctccttttctccctccatatcctgcctttctctctctcttcccatatgTTAGCTCTGTccatcagtctgtctgtggacCGCTCTTTCCCATTCTTTGTCTGTACCTTATCAGTATTTTCCTGGtatgtctatttctctctctccctgtgcttttctACAGAACACACCATTGTGTTGAAGCATCTCGGTGTCACAGCAACAATGGATTAGAAAACAGACTTATATATGGGAGGGGCTGCCGTATTAAACTAAAAGTCTGACAGTGCATGTATTTAGTGCGCGCCTGTTTATAGAGGGTAGAGTGCACATAGTGTGTGTCGGTCCAGAGTCTAAAGTGTACATGTGTATACATAGCGTGTATGCATGTCTATAGTGTGGAGTGTACATGCTTTATagtacatagtgtgtgtgtgtctttctataGTGTACAGTGTACATAGTGTACGTCTGtgcttgacagtgtgtgtgaatttgtgtaGTGTTGAGTACATAGGCCACTGTGTGTGAAGAGTGGACAAGTAATGTGTGTATATGGGTTTATAGTACAGTGTAtataaagtgtttgtgtgtgtgcgtgttcgttTCTTTTTTAATCTGCGGCGGGGATGCACTGCCATCCTAAAGAAACACAGCCGTAAAAGAcaagtgtccctctctctccaccactctctccttccttcttgtAGTCCTCCCtcaatctatctctctctcgcacattCTCTCTGTGTTAGCTGATTTAACGCATGGCTTCTCGACTTATTTATTTCAGGCATATAGATGTAAATCATTGgtatctgctctcctctccctctcttctctccgttCGGCCCTTCGCTGTAGTGAGATGTCAGCCAACGACAAACGGCCGAGACaacaattaaaaaataacaACGGGCATCGTAAAAGGCCCAATGCGGGCCCGACAGCCACATCAATCAAACACCCACTCCCCTTGCTGATCTCAATTAACCTTTGGAGAGGTTCTGTGGTCGACTAGCTGACCTTGCCACTGAAGTGGCTGTTTcacaggatggagggacagggtggCAGGTAAATGTGTTAttaatggggggaggggtgtgtgtgtacaagtcgGGGGTGACTGACATATACTTTGTTTAAGGGGTGTTTTCCCTCGGCTAGATGGacagctgtgtatgtgtgtttgtgtttcaataTGATTGTTtgggaaagtgagagaaagagaaagagagagatggagacatatACTGTAGCCATGCCACCCACTGACTCCacggccccctccccccaccaaccatcatctccagcccctCCGGACGGAAGTTAATTTTACACGTTCCCTCCGAAATAGGAAAGAACAAGAAACGCAGGAAAAAAACATTAGTGTCAGCAAAAGATTTATAAGACAGAAAATGGAGAGCCTGCGATTCTCTATGGTATATTTGCGCTGGAGGGTCTCTCCTTCGCTtttgttctcctccctctctctctctctttgtctctctctctcactagcaGCCCCCACGAGTCCACAGAAAGATAAAGAGTTCACGGCACGGCCTATTATTGCCCTCTGACTAAAACAACTAAAACACTATGAGAAAGACCTCACATTGTAAAATcgcctacctcctcctctttctctctccttcgctcagtttcactctctcagtctctctctccttcgctcagTTTCacgctctttctcgctctcctttagtctctccatctccatcttttTCTGCCTGCAAGCATCAACCCCAGACTAGTGTTTGCACCTGCCCAGAACTCATTTGACTTTATTTCCTTCCACTTTATAActcatattgttttattatgactgttttatttgtatttatcccTGTGGTCATTCTACCATATCTATGCTGAGTCACAAGAAAGCAGATAGAGACACAGATAGAGCAATAAAGGCGCCAAGGCGCTTGCCTCTGCTGGATCGAATGATgggctggcgtgtgtgtgtgtgtgtgtgtgtgtgcgtgtgcatgtgagcaTGACTGCTGACGAGACTAAGAATGAGGTGGGAGATGAGATAATATGAAAAGCCTTGTGCAGTTTGCTTGGTAATCTCTTTAAGCACGGGCACGCACACTCTCGCGTCTTCACGGGACGGTTACGCTTGGTTTATTTGTAGAAATGGCAAATTAGCTTAGATATCTAGCAAGCCCACTCACTGTGAGTCAtcaactgtgtatgtgtgtgcgggtcCTTGTCCATCACTGCAAAGTAAAAGTATATGGGTTGAGGGGTGTGTGAGATGCACTGAAGTCAAATTACACTCAAGGTATCCTGGCACTTATATTCACCAATAAATTACTCGTACATTAAACATCCCCTAGTGTTACTGCACAGTTGGTCCAAGCCCATACCAGTCTAATATGTATAAGTCTTTATCGGGCCCAACCATTCCGTGATCACAGGGGTAAGTGGGGAGGTATGGATGGTGTGGCGAGACACAAGGGAAAAACAGACTGTCTCAGAagaaagagtgggggggggagcaaggGAACATGGAGAGATGGCCAAGGAATAAGAGAGGTTCAGTTTAtaaccctccctcttctctatctctctctctctcctttctctctctgcgtgCCTGTCTCTGAGTCTGTGTGCATTTGGGGGCTGTTGGTTGTTCAAAGGGGGtccctcgtcctcgtcctctaGCCCCAGCTCAGGCAGACGGAGAGCAGCATaaggagcagcagcagggagTGAAGGGGACCAGGGGCCAGGAGGaaggcccccccggccccggACCCCAGGTTGGCCACGGTGGCCTTCTCAGCATACAGGGGGATCACGTCAAACtgacccccttcctcctcctcctcctcctgatcctGATCCTGGTCGTCTTCCTCCACACCCTTCATTTCCTCGCTCTCCTTTAcctaagagagggggagggagatggggagagaagaagaaatacAAAGCCGTTAGAAGAGATGCGGAAAGGATTGGAAGAGaccagagagatgagaggaagggatgTCGGCGTGGAGCAACGTAGAGCGATGGATGGTGGAGAACcaaagggggtgagagagagagagagagagagagagagagagagagagagagagagagagagagagagagagagagagagaaagagatagagatagagatagagatagagagagagagagagagagagagaaagaaagagacagtgtacagtgtacagtatgtgagaaTGGAGCGAGGGATTACGATGTGGAACAtggcgaggagagggagggagagtaaaggggggagagaggtagcgagagagagagagtaagctaggggagagaggaaagaaggaggtAGGATTAAGGGAGTgtgatggaggaagagggagagacagatggtcTTGCATACATTAATACTAATGATGTCTGATGGATGCTCTGCCTCCTGCAAACACCTTTATCTAATCCTCTCAGAAAGcgacacagacagagggacagagaaagggagagagagagagaaagagagggagagtaagcaaaagagaaagaggctgGGACCACTcagaaagtgacagagagaaacaaatcAAGAGAAATGTAAAAGGGATGGAAACCAAcaatagagaaagagaccaagagagtgagagcgaaggagagagagagaggggggggggggagatagttGGAATCCCCTCTTGTCTGGCAGCCCAGATTATCTCTGGCTGTGTGATGCATGCTGGGAGCAAAGAAACATAGTGAGCTCTACTGTCACGCCATTAGACTATAATAGCCGTCGGTGGGTACTACAGTGGTCAAAAGGTAGAACGGTCAAATGGGTCTGACAGCAATCACTATAGAGACTGCCCTGGTCAATGGCTTTGACAGCTTTCAGTGGGTACGACACTGTGCAGTCAGTAACATTTGTCACGGCCATCTGGAATTATCCAAAAACTGCAGTCAGTCTAACAGTGGTCAGACGTGAGGTCAGTTACTATTGGCCATCGGtcactactgtgtgtgtcagtctgtatATAATCAGTGTAGAGTTGTGGGGTCATGTTCTGCAGGGGTCAAGTTATTCTAGACTGTAGTGCACTCAATACTTGAAGTATTCTATTTCTCTtgtagatatttacatttacatttagtcatttagcagacgctcttatccagagcgacttacagtaagtacagggacattccccctgaggcaagtagggtgaagtgtcttgcccaaggatacaacgtcattttgatgggtgggaatcgaaccagcaaccttcttattaaaagcctgactccctagataTGGTTAGACCAGACTTCAAATCCAAGTGTTAAAAGAGGAAATGATGGGTACTTACAGAGTTGAGTTCAGGAAGGGCATTGTTGCTGAGCTCTTCCTGGTGGTCCAGTGGGGAAAGGCGAAGGGGCGTGACTGGCGTGCTCTCCACAGGGCGAGGGGCAAAGCTACCCATGGAACTGATGGAGTTCCCTGACAGAAAAGTGAAAAGGAtgttaatgtgtttgtttttttattgtaagACAGTACTGTGGATGACTATGACCGATTGTAGCTATCTGAAAATGTTTTCCTATTGGCTGTTACtctatacaaaatacaaagacGCATTAAATGACTGACATTGAGTGTACCGTAGGGATACGCTAAcaggcatgtttgtgtgagtgtgtgtgtgtgtgtgtgtgtgtgtgtgtgtgtgtgtgtgtgtgtgtgtgcgtgtgtgtgtgtatatacacaactCATTAAGACAGgggttgtttgtgtgagtatgtgtgtgtgtgtgtgtttgtgtgtgtgtatacacaactCACTGAGACAGGGGTTGTTTTtgtgagtatgtttgtgtgtgtgtgtgtgtgtgtgtgtgtgtatatacacaactCACTGAGACAGGGGTTGTTTTtgtgagtatgtttgtgtgtgtgtgtgtgtgtgtgtatatacacaactCACTGAGACAGGGGTTGTTGGTAAACATGTGCTGTATCCTCAGGCAGTCCTGCAAGTGGTTGCCACTACTGTCACAGTCACACCACAGAGACACGGCCATGCTGTTGTTGGTGACGTAGTTAGGGGTCATGAAGGTGCCTAGAGGGAAACAAGGTTAAACCTCAGGTCAAATTGACAGTACACTGTGTTAGTACTAGGGATGCACTGACATTTTGGTCGTACATTTTCGGTTTGGACCGAAAGAGGTTGAAAATAGGCTGAAAATGTGAGCTAGAAATATGTCACCCCTCAGTGCCTCAGATTTCACTCTCGTTCAATTTAGCCATTATTACCAAAGTAAAGCTGATTTCAGGTACAAGTACAGATATTCCACATTAGTTTCCCTAACAGCAATTAGGGACCATCAACAAAGTGAAAAAATAACTAGTCTTATGTGAATTGCTGGTCTTCTGTTTTAGAAACTCAGGGCTGAACATAGCATATAGGTTTGCATTTTCATAGTTTGGACATACAAAAAAGCACCAGGGGTTGCCAGAACCTTCTTTCAAGCATCCTCAGTGCTGGAAAACTCCAAGGTTGAATCCCAATTTTAAAAAaatccctccctttctgttcCTCATTTCTTCCAATTACTGCTATTTGCCATTCACTCCCCAGCTCTATCCATCCCTAGCtatgctctcctcttctctcctactcACCGATGAGTCCAGCGTAGGATTTGAGGCATGCGGCGCCGTTCTCTCGCACACAGCCGGAGGGGGACAGACCCGAGGGCTGGCAGTTGAGCTTGAAATCAGCCAGTCTGGACCTGAGGCACACAGAATAATCAGGTTAGTTTCTATTTCTATGGTTTAGGTTGTAGATAGATGTTTGTAAAAAGagataaataaagagagagagagaggagagagaggagagaggagagagagagagaggagagagagaggagagagagagagagagagagagagagagagagagagagagaagagagagagagagagagagaggagagagagagagagagagagagaggagaggagaggagaggagaggagaggagaggagaggagaggagaggagaggagaggagaggagaggagaggagaggagaggagaggagaggagaggagaggagaggagaggagaggagaggagaggagagagagaaatataatgTTGTATCAGGGCAAGATAATAACTGTATGTCTGAGAAAAGCCGTTTCAAGTGCAGTGAAACAGTGGTGTGCGTGCGCagcatgtgcatgtgcacatCTCACCTGCAAGCTCGTCCCTGTGGCAGTAGCTCTGCAGGTGCAGGCAGTTGGGCTGGAgcgtgtctctctcctggtagGAGCAGGAAGGCACAATGGTCTTCCTGCGCCTCTCGCCGCACAGCGTGTCCGTGCAGGGGCAGAAGA from Osmerus mordax isolate fOsmMor3 chromosome 12, fOsmMor3.pri, whole genome shotgun sequence includes these protein-coding regions:
- the gfra3 gene encoding LOW QUALITY PROTEIN: GDNF family receptor alpha-3 (The sequence of the model RefSeq protein was modified relative to this genomic sequence to represent the inferred CDS: deleted 1 base in 1 codon), with the protein product MSVFHKRAHCAVTGQVRQVKISPSHHPVSRCLLHLRMELLTEMFLLGMLLAVFLSGAEPSLPKTNCLEAKQVCLADPQCEALYQTLEGCASDRAVSSPGSEDRLECLEALVSLHSDRLLLGCKCHRGIRKEQHCLKVYWSLHFLQEDDEQESSPYEDPPFQMSRMASIVADTTLTLDGQNQCLKAAQDCGLYEKCGALRSEYVLACTKRMVGADHCNRQKCHRALRRFLERVPEEYSLGLLFCPCTDTLCGERRRKTIVPSCSYQERDTLQPNCLHLQSYCHRDELAGEMSRLADFKLNCQPSGLSPSGCVRENGAACLKSYAGLIGTFMTPNYVTNNSMAVSLWCDCDSSGNHLQDCLRIQHMFTNNPCLRNSISSMGSFAPRPVESTPVTPLRLSPLDHQEELSNNALPELNSVKESEEMKGVEEDDQDQDQEEEEEEGGQFDVIPLYAEKATVANLGSGAGGAFLLAPGPLHSLLLLLMLLSVCLSWG